In Canis lupus familiaris isolate Mischka breed German Shepherd chromosome 24, alternate assembly UU_Cfam_GSD_1.0, whole genome shotgun sequence, a single genomic region encodes these proteins:
- the PARD6B gene encoding partitioning defective 6 homolog beta, whose product MNRSHRHGAGSGCLGTMEVKSKFGAEFRRFSLERSKPGKFEEFYGLLQHVHKIPNVDVLVGYADIHGDLLPINNDDNYHKAVSTANPLLRIFIQKKEEADYSAFGTDTLIKKKNVLTNVLRPDNHRKKPHIVISMPQDFRPVSSIIDVDILPETHRRVRLYKYGTEKPLGFYIRDGSSVRVTPHGLEKVPGIFISRLVPGGLAQSTGLLAVNDEVLEVNGIEVSGKSLDQVTDMMIANSRNLIITVRPANQRNNVVRNSRTSGSSGQSTDNSLLGYPQQVEPSFEPEDEDSDEDDIIIEDNGVPQQIPKAVPNTESFESLTQIELSFESGQNGFIPSNEVSLAPIASGTNTETRAPDQKLLEEDGTIITL is encoded by the exons ATGAACCGCAGCCACCGGCACGGGGCGGGCAGCGGCTGCCTGGGCACCATGGAGGTGAAGAGCAAG TTTGGAGCTGAATTTCGTCGGTTTTCACTGGAAAGATCAAAACCTGGAAAATTTGAGGAGTTTTATGGATTACTGCAACATGTTCATAAGATACCCAATGTTGACGTTTTAGTAGGCTATGCAGACATCCATGGAGACTTACTACCtataaataatgatgataattatcACAAAGCTGTTTCAACGGCCAATCCACTGCTTAggatttttatacaaaaaaagg aagaagCAGACTACAGTGCCTTTGGTACAGACAcactaataaagaagaaaaatgttttgaccAATGTATTACGTCCTGACAACCACAGAAAAAAGCCACATATAGTCATTAGTATGCCCCAAGACTTCAGACCTGTGTCTTCTATCATAGACGTGGATATTCTCCCAGAAACACATCGTAGGGTTCGTCTTTACAAATACGGCACTGAGAAACCTTTAGGATTCTACATCCGGGATGGCTCCAGTGTCAGGGTCACACCGCATGGCTTAGAGAAGGTCCCAGGGATCTTTATATCCAGACTTGTCCCAGGAGGCCTGGCCCAAAGCACAGGACTATTAGCTGTTAATGATGAAGTTTTAGAAGTTAACGGCATAGAAGTTTCAGGGAAGAGTCTTGATCAAGTAACAGACATGATGATCGCAAACAGCCGCAACCTCATCATAACAGTGAGACCAGCAAACCAGAGGAATAATGTTGTTCGGAACAGTCGGACTTCCGGCAGCTCTGGCCAGTCCACGGATAACAGTCTCCTGGGCTATCCCCAGCAGGTAGAACCAAGCTTTGAGCCAGAGGATGAAGACAGTGATGAAGATGACATTATTATTGAAGATAACGGAGTGCCCCAGCAGATTCCTAAAGCTGTTCCTAATACCGAGAGCTTCGAATCATTAACACAAATAGAACTCAGTTTTGAGTCTGGACAGAATGGTTTTATTCCTTCCAATGAAGTGAGCTTAGCCCCCATAGCAAGTGGCACAAACACAGAAACACGTGCTCCGGAtcaaaaactcttagaagaagatGGAACAATTATAACACTATGA